TGTTGCTCGACATCTTTTATATCGGTGCGCTCTGTGATTATTTCTATATACTTTTGGTTCGTAAGTCTTGCGCTCTCGGCTTCGGCAAATATTTCACTTTCTGTTACCGCATTATTAAAGGTCGTTATTAGCTGATGAAACATAAAGCTAGTGTTTTTCGCTGATTTCCTGTCATCCACTCCTAAAAATAAGGTAAACGCCGCTGAATGACATATACTAGAATTGTAGGCCGTAATATTGACCATGCGTTGTAGCGCTTGGAGCTGGTTGAAAACATTTAAAGCCGCCCTGGTATTCCCTCCGGTGGAA
This portion of the Mesobacillus sp. S13 genome encodes:
- a CDS encoding ATP-dependent Clp protease proteolytic subunit, producing MSKAVVKFTGSIHEHSVWKLITNLDILVHMGVEQIDLIISSTGGNTRAALNVFNQLQALQRMVNITAYNSSICHSAAFTLFLGVDDRKSAKNTSFMFHQLITTFNNAVTESEIFAEAESARLTNQKYIEIITERTDIKDVEQHYKQTYFFDENEAIKNKVINEIVEHLPVDHEYSITIHGFENGNINYHQIGLD